From Eleftheria terrae, the proteins below share one genomic window:
- the rsmD gene encoding 16S rRNA (guanine(966)-N(2))-methyltransferase RsmD encodes MPPPSNRPAPPHEVRIIGGSWKRTKLAVLDKPGLRPTLDRVRETLFNWLGQDLTGWHCLDAFAGTGALGFEAASRGAAQVVMLETDAQLVRQLKALQARLQAGMLRIDNSDALRWMRKAAPAQFDLVLLDPPFEAGLFDAALQAAAPLLRPGGWIYLEANAPTSDAQLQSLRLQVWRQGRAGAVHFCLLQQAGPPA; translated from the coding sequence ATGCCCCCACCTTCCAACCGCCCGGCCCCGCCCCATGAAGTCCGCATCATCGGCGGCAGCTGGAAGCGCACCAAGCTCGCGGTGCTCGACAAGCCGGGCCTGCGGCCCACCCTCGACCGCGTGCGCGAGACGCTCTTCAACTGGCTGGGCCAGGACCTGACCGGCTGGCATTGCCTGGACGCCTTCGCCGGCACCGGCGCGCTCGGCTTCGAGGCGGCCTCGCGCGGTGCGGCCCAGGTGGTGATGCTGGAGACCGATGCGCAGCTGGTGCGCCAGCTCAAGGCCCTGCAGGCCCGCCTGCAGGCAGGCATGCTGCGCATCGACAACAGCGACGCCTTGCGCTGGATGCGCAAGGCCGCGCCAGCGCAGTTCGACCTGGTGCTGCTGGACCCGCCCTTCGAGGCGGGCCTCTTCGATGCCGCCCTGCAGGCGGCGGCGCCGCTGCTGCGCCCGGGTGGCTGGATCTACCTGGAAGCCAATGCGCCGACCTCCGACGCGCAGCTGCAGAGCCTGCGGCTGCAGGTGTGGCGGCAGGGGCGTGCCGGCGCCGTGCATTTCTGCCTGCTGCAGCAGGCCGGCCCGCCCGCCTGA
- a CDS encoding cytochrome C assembly family protein, with protein MTIAASVLALLAYLVAAAQGGREGALRPALLLGWLAHGAAIMFDTSGLGLSQAGARFGFAPALSTTVWLVLAVYAVESRVLPVPGVRRILASLGLTAVALALGFPGEVRPHLSSPWMPLHWVLGIASYGLFGAAVLHAALLSNAERQMRGKRGVVQPTPLGMPLLRLEKLTFRFVAAGFVVLSAALLLGWWFAEPWRWDHKSVFSVLAWVVIAALLAGRQAFGWRGRMAARWLYTGAVLLLLAYVGSRFVIEVLLMRPSAAA; from the coding sequence ATGACCATCGCAGCCAGCGTGCTGGCCTTGCTCGCCTACCTCGTCGCGGCGGCGCAGGGCGGGCGCGAGGGCGCCTTGCGCCCGGCCTTGCTGCTCGGCTGGCTGGCGCACGGCGCGGCCATCATGTTCGACACTTCGGGCCTGGGCCTGTCGCAAGCCGGCGCCCGCTTCGGCTTCGCGCCGGCACTGTCTACCACGGTCTGGCTGGTGCTGGCGGTGTATGCGGTGGAGAGTCGCGTGCTGCCGGTGCCGGGCGTGCGCCGCATCCTCGCTTCGCTGGGGCTCACCGCGGTGGCCCTCGCGCTCGGCTTTCCGGGCGAGGTGCGGCCGCACCTCAGCTCGCCGTGGATGCCGCTGCACTGGGTGCTGGGCATTGCCTCCTACGGCCTGTTCGGCGCCGCCGTGCTGCATGCCGCGCTGCTCTCGAATGCCGAGCGCCAGATGCGTGGCAAGCGCGGCGTGGTGCAGCCGACCCCCCTCGGCATGCCGCTGCTGCGGCTGGAGAAGCTGACCTTCCGCTTCGTGGCGGCGGGGTTCGTCGTGCTGTCGGCGGCACTGCTGCTGGGCTGGTGGTTCGCCGAGCCCTGGCGCTGGGACCACAAGAGCGTGTTCTCGGTGCTGGCCTGGGTGGTCATCGCGGCCTTGCTGGCCGGCCGCCAGGCCTTTGGCTGGCGCGGGCGCATGGCCGCGCGCTGGCTCTACACCGGTGCGGTGCTGCTGCTGCTGGCCTACGTTGGCTCGCGCTTCGTGATCGAAGTGCTGCTGATGCGCCCCAGCGCCGCGGCCTGA
- the ffh gene encoding signal recognition particle protein has translation MASTLSDRLSRLVKQMRGQARITESNVQDMLREVRMALLEADVALPVVRDFIARVKEKALGQEVVGSLSPGQALVGVVHRELAATMGEGISDLDLATQPPAVILMAGLQGAGKTTTTAKLAKYLIEKRKKKVLTVSADVYRPAAIDQLKTVTKAAGGEWFPSAPTDKPLDIARAAVDHARRHYMDVLLVDTAGRLAIDEAMMAEIRELHAALKPIETLFVVDAMQGQDAVNTAKAFKEALPLTGIVLTKLDGDSRGGAALSVKQITGAPIKFAGVSEKIDGLEVFDADRHAGRVLGMGDIVALVEEVQKGVDLQAAEKLAQKVKSGEGFDLNDFLSQISQMKKMGGLSGLLDKLPTELAAKAGQADMDRAERDVRRMEGIINSMTALERRKPELIKASRKRRIAAGAGVQVQEVNRLLNQFEQMQGMMKKMKGGGLMKMMKRMGGMKGLPGMGR, from the coding sequence ATGGCCTCTACCCTTTCCGATCGCCTGTCACGGCTGGTCAAGCAGATGCGCGGCCAGGCCCGCATCACCGAAAGCAACGTGCAAGACATGCTGCGTGAGGTGCGCATGGCGCTCCTGGAGGCAGACGTGGCCTTGCCGGTCGTGCGCGACTTCATCGCGCGCGTGAAGGAGAAGGCGCTGGGCCAGGAAGTGGTGGGCTCGCTGTCGCCAGGCCAGGCACTGGTTGGCGTGGTGCATCGCGAGCTGGCCGCGACGATGGGCGAAGGCATCAGCGACCTCGACCTCGCCACCCAGCCACCCGCCGTGATCCTGATGGCCGGCCTGCAGGGCGCCGGCAAGACCACCACCACGGCGAAGCTGGCCAAGTACCTGATCGAGAAGCGCAAGAAGAAGGTGCTGACGGTCTCGGCCGACGTCTACCGGCCGGCCGCCATCGACCAGCTCAAGACGGTGACCAAGGCCGCCGGCGGCGAGTGGTTCCCCTCGGCGCCGACCGACAAGCCGCTGGACATCGCGCGTGCCGCGGTCGACCACGCCCGCCGCCACTATATGGATGTGCTGCTGGTCGACACCGCCGGCCGCCTGGCCATCGACGAAGCCATGATGGCCGAGATCCGCGAGCTGCACGCGGCACTCAAGCCGATCGAGACGCTCTTCGTGGTCGATGCGATGCAGGGCCAGGATGCGGTGAACACCGCCAAGGCCTTCAAGGAGGCGCTGCCCCTGACCGGCATCGTGCTGACCAAGCTCGACGGTGACTCACGCGGCGGCGCGGCCCTGTCGGTCAAGCAGATCACCGGCGCACCGATCAAGTTCGCCGGCGTGTCCGAGAAGATCGACGGCCTGGAGGTCTTCGATGCCGACCGCCATGCCGGCCGGGTGCTGGGCATGGGCGACATCGTCGCGCTGGTCGAGGAAGTGCAGAAGGGCGTCGACCTGCAGGCGGCCGAGAAGCTGGCGCAGAAGGTCAAGTCCGGCGAGGGGTTCGACCTGAACGACTTCCTGTCGCAGATCTCGCAGATGAAGAAGATGGGCGGCCTGTCGGGCCTGCTCGACAAGCTGCCGACCGAGCTGGCCGCCAAGGCCGGCCAGGCCGACATGGACCGTGCCGAGCGCGACGTGCGCCGCATGGAAGGCATCATCAACTCCATGACCGCGCTGGAGCGGCGCAAGCCCGAGCTGATCAAGGCCAGCCGCAAGCGCCGCATTGCCGCTGGCGCCGGCGTGCAGGTGCAGGAGGTCAACCGCCTGCTGAACCAGTTCGAGCAGATGCAGGGCATGATGAAAAAGATGAAGGGAGGCGGCCTGATGAAGATGATGAAGCGCATGGGCGGCATGAAGGGCCTGCCCGGCATGGGGCGCTGA
- the ftsY gene encoding signal recognition particle-docking protein FtsY: protein MFSFFKKKPPAPAPEPASPSAAESGAAPVPAPAPAPAPESSFFSFFRRSPAAPAPVAEPVAAPLPPAAPVPSAAEVTAPRPSTPPAAVPVPTPAPVPKPAPTPVPVPTPVPAPAPAPVLAPAPTTPAPAPPAAVPSPQASPARVAVPLAAPVPSAAEPPPAPVAAEPAPAEERRSWLDKLKAGLRKTGSSITQVFTGTQIDDALYEELEEALLMADTGVKATEFLLEDLKRRVKERKATDPAVVKTLLADAITDLLKPLERSLVVGQHTPTVMMVVGVNGAGKTTSIGKLTRHLAEADQKVLLAAADTFRAAAREQLAVWAGRNQVEIVSQEGGDPAAVTFDAVSAGKARGCDVVIADTAGRLPTQLHLMEELRKIRRVIAKADPSSPHEVLLVVDGNTGQNALAQVKAFDEALKLTGLVVTKLDGTAKGGVLAAIARERPVPVYFIGVGEKLEDLQTFDAREFAQALLA, encoded by the coding sequence ATGTTCAGCTTCTTCAAGAAAAAGCCGCCTGCTCCCGCCCCCGAGCCCGCGTCCCCGTCTGCCGCGGAAAGCGGCGCGGCGCCGGTGCCGGCCCCCGCCCCCGCTCCCGCTCCCGAATCTTCCTTCTTCAGCTTCTTCCGCCGCTCGCCTGCTGCACCGGCTCCGGTGGCCGAGCCGGTGGCGGCCCCCCTGCCACCCGCCGCGCCGGTGCCGTCAGCTGCGGAGGTGACGGCGCCGCGGCCGAGCACGCCTCCTGCGGCAGTGCCGGTGCCGACGCCCGCACCTGTGCCCAAGCCCGCGCCGACCCCCGTGCCGGTGCCGACGCCTGTACCTGCGCCGGCGCCGGCGCCCGTCCTGGCTCCCGCTCCGACGACGCCCGCCCCGGCGCCGCCCGCCGCTGTGCCGTCGCCCCAGGCCTCGCCGGCGCGGGTGGCCGTGCCACTGGCCGCGCCCGTGCCGTCTGCGGCTGAGCCGCCGCCCGCTCCCGTCGCGGCCGAGCCCGCACCAGCCGAGGAACGGCGTTCGTGGCTGGACAAGCTGAAGGCCGGGCTGCGCAAGACCGGCAGCAGCATCACCCAGGTCTTCACCGGCACGCAGATCGACGACGCGCTGTACGAGGAACTCGAGGAGGCCTTGCTGATGGCGGACACGGGTGTGAAGGCCACCGAGTTCCTGCTCGAGGACCTGAAGCGCCGCGTCAAGGAGCGCAAGGCCACGGACCCGGCGGTGGTGAAGACCTTGCTGGCCGACGCCATCACCGACCTGCTCAAGCCGCTCGAGCGCTCGCTGGTGGTGGGCCAGCACACGCCCACCGTGATGATGGTGGTGGGCGTCAACGGCGCGGGCAAGACCACCAGCATCGGCAAGCTCACCCGCCACCTGGCGGAGGCCGACCAGAAGGTGTTGCTGGCGGCCGCCGACACCTTCCGCGCAGCTGCCCGGGAGCAGCTCGCGGTCTGGGCGGGGCGCAACCAGGTGGAGATCGTCAGCCAGGAGGGCGGCGACCCTGCCGCCGTGACGTTCGACGCGGTGAGCGCCGGCAAGGCCCGCGGCTGCGACGTGGTGATCGCCGATACCGCCGGCCGGCTGCCGACGCAGCTGCACCTGATGGAGGAGCTGCGCAAGATCCGCCGCGTCATCGCCAAGGCCGACCCCAGCTCGCCGCACGAGGTGCTGCTGGTGGTGGACGGCAACACCGGCCAGAACGCGCTGGCCCAGGTGAAGGCCTTCGACGAGGCGCTCAAGCTCACCGGGCTGGTCGTGACCAAGCTCGACGGCACCGCCAAGGGCGGCGTGCTGGCCGCCATCGCACGCGAGCGGCCGGTGCCGGTGTATTTCATCGGTGTCGGCGAGAAGCTCGAAGACCTGCAGACCTTCGACGCCCGCGAATTCGCGCAGGCGCTGCTGGCCTGA
- the coaD gene encoding pantetheine-phosphate adenylyltransferase — translation MPDSQRITAVYPGTFDPMTLGHEDLMRRGSALFDRLIIAVAAGHHKRTMFSHEERLDIAREEARPYANVEVMAFEGLLRDFVVSHGGRVVMRGLRAVSDFEYEFQMAGMNRQLMPEVETVFLTPSDQYQFVSGTFVREIAMLGGDVSKFVAPSVLRRLHDRVKAQGR, via the coding sequence ATGCCTGACAGCCAGCGCATCACCGCCGTCTATCCCGGCACTTTCGATCCGATGACCCTCGGTCATGAAGACCTGATGCGACGCGGCAGCGCCTTGTTCGACCGCTTGATCATCGCGGTCGCCGCCGGTCATCACAAGCGCACCATGTTCTCGCACGAGGAGCGCCTGGACATCGCCCGGGAAGAGGCGCGGCCTTACGCCAACGTCGAGGTGATGGCCTTCGAAGGCCTGCTGCGCGACTTCGTCGTCAGCCATGGCGGCCGGGTCGTGATGCGGGGCCTGCGGGCCGTCAGCGACTTCGAATACGAATTCCAGATGGCCGGGATGAACCGCCAGCTGATGCCCGAGGTGGAGACCGTCTTCCTGACGCCGTCCGACCAGTACCAGTTTGTCTCGGGCACCTTCGTGCGCGAGATTGCCATGCTCGGCGGTGATGTCTCCAAGTTCGTGGCACCCTCGGTGCTGAGGCGCCTGCACGACCGCGTGAAGGCGCAAGGCCGCTGA
- a CDS encoding DUF2726 domain-containing protein, with amino-acid sequence MQQAVLVVLALAAVALFTWWWTRRPKPAAPRPKARGVEALDTLQAWAPQPTRILTVAERDAYLALHKALPEHMLFAQVPLARFLKVPTRHSYAEWLRRVGQLCADLVVCDMNSQVVAVVEVRQPEAQESPRTRKRHARMDRVLLAAGIPLHVWMEDDIPTPAVAREALMQAPPAAIPGSPGADGLPSPRRPAPALGQESEQWEATELEEPPSSTWFDDFDSSAMPLNPTSPEAPARPTPRPRH; translated from the coding sequence ATGCAACAAGCAGTCCTGGTGGTCCTCGCGCTCGCGGCGGTCGCACTGTTCACCTGGTGGTGGACCCGCCGGCCCAAGCCGGCCGCGCCACGCCCGAAGGCCCGCGGCGTGGAAGCGCTGGACACCTTGCAGGCCTGGGCGCCCCAGCCCACCCGCATCCTCACCGTGGCCGAGCGCGATGCCTACCTCGCGCTGCACAAGGCCCTGCCCGAGCACATGCTGTTCGCGCAAGTGCCGCTGGCCCGCTTCCTCAAGGTGCCGACCCGCCACTCCTATGCCGAATGGCTGCGCCGCGTGGGCCAGCTGTGCGCCGACCTGGTGGTGTGCGACATGAACTCGCAGGTGGTGGCGGTGGTGGAAGTGCGCCAGCCCGAAGCGCAGGAAAGCCCCCGCACCCGCAAGCGCCATGCGCGCATGGACCGGGTGCTGCTGGCCGCCGGCATTCCGCTGCATGTCTGGATGGAAGACGACATTCCCACCCCCGCGGTCGCCCGTGAGGCCCTGATGCAGGCACCGCCGGCGGCAATACCGGGCTCGCCGGGTGCAGACGGCTTGCCCTCGCCGCGTCGGCCGGCCCCGGCCCTCGGCCAGGAGTCGGAGCAATGGGAAGCCACCGAACTGGAGGAACCGCCCTCCTCCACCTGGTTCGACGACTTCGACTCCTCGGCGATGCCGCTCAACCCGACATCGCCCGAGGCGCCGGCACGGCCCACCCCGCGGCCGCGCCACTGA
- a CDS encoding PP0621 family protein produces MKYLVLILVIVLVLGFMRAQRPARPDSDKRRPAGPAPSLPREMVACRHCGVHLPRDEALPGPGGPYCSEAHRRAAQD; encoded by the coding sequence ATGAAATACCTGGTCCTGATCCTCGTGATCGTGCTCGTGCTCGGCTTCATGCGGGCACAGCGCCCGGCGCGGCCGGACAGCGACAAGCGTCGCCCCGCCGGGCCGGCCCCCTCGCTCCCGCGCGAGATGGTGGCCTGCCGCCATTGCGGCGTCCACCTTCCTCGCGACGAGGCCCTGCCGGGCCCCGGCGGGCCCTATTGCAGCGAGGCGCATCGCCGTGCCGCGCAAGACTGA
- a CDS encoding YfhL family 4Fe-4S dicluster ferredoxin: protein MALMITDECINCDVCEPECPNQAISMGVEFYVIDPHRCTECVGHFDEPQCVQVCPVSCIPINPAHVETPEQLRTKYERLQRGEASAEAAASANAGQGGPG from the coding sequence ATGGCCCTGATGATCACCGACGAATGCATCAACTGTGATGTGTGCGAGCCCGAGTGCCCGAACCAGGCGATCTCGATGGGCGTCGAGTTCTACGTGATCGACCCCCATCGCTGCACCGAATGCGTGGGCCACTTCGACGAGCCGCAATGCGTGCAGGTCTGCCCGGTGAGCTGCATTCCCATCAATCCGGCCCATGTCGAGACACCGGAGCAGTTGCGCACCAAGTACGAACGCCTGCAGCGCGGTGAGGCAAGCGCCGAGGCCGCCGCCTCCGCGAACGCCGGACAGGGCGGCCCGGGCTGA
- a CDS encoding sigma-54-dependent transcriptional regulator, translating into MTPASHYSLLVVDDEPDLRTLYELTLLREGYDVETAATVEDAWSRLRDRTYSAVITDMRLPDGTGLDLLRRLEDSGRREKAIMITAFGSPENAVEALKAGAYDYLTKPVDLKQFRAVVASALGRPSAAPPPGVAASSAVPAPASTRGSVRTAAPAVVVTNSSGTIDRMAGTSATMQHVRSMIEKVGRSMAPVLVQGESGTGKELVARSIHELSGRRAQPFIAVNCGAIPEQLLEAEFFGYRKGAFTGAAEDREGFFQAARGGTLFLDEIGDLPLSMQSKLLRVIQERAVRPVGAVAETPVDVRIVSATHKDLGSEVQGGRFRQDLFYRLNVIQIRVPALRERLEDLPQICDRLLARIAQDADVWPPPRLTQAALAHLGRYPFPGNVRELENLLHRAVALSGGEWIDVVDLALPHAVFNEVPPPEPEPVAALAPIAPTPVEPAMPVPAAAPVEAPAVPLPNDLAAYLDAVERDILIRALERHRFNRTAAGASLGLSLRQMRYRMARLGVLVAEHGVAVESDEG; encoded by the coding sequence ATGACTCCTGCCTCCCACTACAGCCTGCTGGTCGTCGACGACGAACCAGACCTGCGAACCCTCTACGAGCTGACGCTGCTGCGCGAAGGCTATGACGTCGAGACCGCGGCCACCGTCGAGGATGCATGGTCGCGCCTGCGCGACCGCACCTACAGCGCGGTGATCACCGACATGCGCCTGCCCGACGGCACCGGCCTGGACCTGCTGCGCCGCCTGGAGGACAGCGGCCGGCGTGAGAAGGCCATCATGATCACCGCGTTCGGCTCGCCCGAGAACGCGGTCGAGGCGCTGAAGGCCGGCGCCTACGACTACCTCACCAAGCCGGTGGACCTGAAGCAGTTCCGCGCGGTGGTGGCCTCGGCGCTGGGCCGTCCCAGCGCCGCACCGCCGCCCGGCGTGGCGGCCAGCTCGGCGGTGCCGGCGCCGGCCAGCACGCGCGGCAGCGTGCGCACCGCCGCGCCGGCGGTGGTGGTCACCAACAGCAGCGGCACCATCGACCGCATGGCCGGCACGTCGGCCACCATGCAGCATGTGCGCAGCATGATCGAGAAGGTCGGCCGCAGCATGGCGCCGGTGCTGGTGCAGGGCGAGTCGGGCACCGGCAAGGAGCTGGTCGCGCGCTCCATCCACGAGTTGAGCGGACGGCGCGCGCAGCCCTTCATCGCGGTGAACTGCGGCGCCATCCCCGAGCAGCTGCTGGAAGCCGAGTTCTTCGGCTACCGCAAGGGCGCCTTCACCGGCGCCGCCGAGGACCGCGAGGGCTTCTTCCAGGCGGCCCGCGGCGGCACGCTGTTCCTCGACGAGATCGGCGACCTGCCGTTGTCGATGCAGTCCAAGCTGCTGCGAGTGATCCAGGAGCGCGCGGTGCGCCCGGTCGGGGCCGTTGCGGAGACGCCGGTGGACGTGCGCATCGTCAGTGCCACGCACAAGGACCTCGGCAGCGAGGTGCAGGGCGGCCGCTTCCGGCAGGACTTGTTCTATCGCCTCAACGTCATCCAGATCCGTGTGCCGGCCCTGCGCGAGCGGCTGGAAGACCTGCCGCAGATCTGCGACCGCCTGCTCGCCCGCATCGCGCAGGACGCCGACGTCTGGCCGCCGCCACGCCTGACCCAGGCCGCGCTGGCCCACCTCGGCCGCTATCCCTTCCCGGGGAATGTGCGGGAGCTGGAGAACCTGTTGCATCGTGCGGTCGCCCTGTCGGGCGGCGAGTGGATCGACGTGGTTGACCTGGCGCTGCCGCACGCCGTCTTCAACGAGGTGCCGCCGCCCGAACCCGAACCGGTCGCCGCACTGGCCCCCATCGCGCCGACGCCGGTGGAGCCGGCCATGCCCGTGCCGGCCGCCGCGCCGGTGGAGGCGCCGGCGGTTCCGCTGCCGAACGACCTGGCCGCCTACCTCGACGCGGTGGAGCGCGACATCCTGATCCGTGCGCTGGAGCGCCATCGCTTCAACCGTACCGCGGCCGGCGCAAGCCTGGGCCTGTCGCTGCGGCAGATGCGCTACCGCATGGCCCGCCTCGGCGTGCTGGTGGCGGAGCACGGCGTGGCGGTCGAGTCGGACGAGGGCTGA
- a CDS encoding sensor histidine kinase: MPRKTERQATAGRRQDKARQKAAGSRQGTPSSDLSLQGEESWFAALGVAQDTEFGEERGEARESRYTGWTPPQGNDSRFLSRQAKRLLGTTLPSFQRIYRTFLGARAAVGLLLLFAQLPSLLVGGTGAWRWPQAVYMGYAITAVVTWWLARSRAEASEQLSSSRLLRRQWAASIGVDLAVFGTLHLLTSVANINFVPLLVLPVLMAGVLTPRLSALAVAAAVTLLLLGEAWLLVLQGGQLAPLMTQAALVGTGFFVVTILAGELAGRLAREELAARGSMELARQQAQLNRLVIEEMQDGVLVVDRRGRVRAANPAARRLITDEGLVRPAPFHLNSHPVWQPLAAVARAAFTEGKSPESGTEVTLQFASGQSRALRVRMRFTRRRQRELSEELCVLFLEDLRDVQARIRQEKLAAMGRISAGIAHEIRNPLSAIAQANALLDEDVTLPAHRQLTQMVADNVERLKRIVDDVMEVAPGGAPKQADVIDVRALVDAACREWARTARLPLGERSPLRVGMPAQPCGAAFDPEHLRRVLINLLDNAYRHASGTPGSVELRLVVESQVVTLSVASDGPPIPADVERYLFEPFFSTRSRGTGLGLYICKELCERYGATIDYRLRGPQHVARNEFFVVMRLEAPGAIEAAVASPDLAR; this comes from the coding sequence GTGCCGCGCAAGACTGAACGCCAGGCCACCGCCGGCCGCCGGCAGGACAAGGCGCGCCAGAAAGCCGCCGGCAGCCGTCAAGGCACGCCGTCGTCCGACCTGTCGCTGCAGGGCGAGGAGTCATGGTTCGCCGCCCTGGGCGTCGCCCAGGACACCGAATTCGGCGAGGAGCGCGGCGAGGCCCGCGAGTCACGCTACACCGGCTGGACGCCACCGCAGGGCAACGACTCGCGCTTCCTGTCGCGCCAGGCCAAGCGCCTGCTCGGCACCACGCTGCCGTCGTTCCAGCGCATCTACCGCACCTTCCTGGGGGCGCGTGCGGCGGTAGGGCTGCTGCTGCTGTTCGCGCAGCTGCCGTCGCTGCTGGTCGGCGGCACCGGTGCGTGGCGCTGGCCGCAGGCCGTGTACATGGGCTATGCGATCACTGCGGTGGTCACCTGGTGGCTGGCCCGCTCGCGGGCCGAGGCCAGCGAGCAGCTGTCCTCCAGCCGGCTGCTGCGACGCCAGTGGGCGGCCAGCATCGGCGTGGACCTGGCGGTGTTCGGCACGCTGCACCTGCTGACCTCGGTCGCCAACATCAATTTCGTGCCCCTGCTGGTCCTGCCGGTGCTGATGGCGGGGGTGCTGACGCCGCGGCTGTCGGCACTTGCGGTCGCGGCAGCCGTGACCTTGCTGCTGCTCGGCGAAGCCTGGCTGCTGGTCTTGCAGGGCGGGCAGCTGGCGCCGCTGATGACACAGGCGGCCCTGGTGGGCACCGGCTTTTTTGTCGTCACCATCCTCGCCGGCGAGCTGGCCGGCCGGCTCGCCCGCGAGGAGCTGGCGGCCCGCGGCAGCATGGAGCTGGCGCGCCAGCAGGCGCAGCTGAACCGCCTGGTGATCGAGGAGATGCAGGACGGCGTGCTGGTGGTCGACCGGCGCGGCCGCGTGCGCGCCGCCAACCCCGCGGCGCGGCGGCTCATCACCGACGAGGGCCTGGTGCGGCCCGCGCCCTTCCACCTCAACAGCCACCCGGTGTGGCAGCCGCTGGCCGCCGTGGCGCGCGCGGCCTTCACCGAGGGCAAGTCGCCCGAGTCCGGCACCGAGGTGACGCTGCAGTTCGCCTCGGGCCAGTCGCGTGCATTGCGCGTGCGCATGCGCTTCACGCGGCGCCGGCAGCGGGAGCTCTCCGAGGAGCTGTGCGTGCTTTTCCTCGAAGACCTGCGCGACGTGCAGGCCCGCATCCGGCAGGAAAAGCTGGCCGCCATGGGTCGCATCTCGGCCGGCATCGCGCATGAAATCCGCAACCCGCTATCGGCCATCGCGCAGGCCAATGCGCTGCTCGACGAGGACGTGACCCTGCCGGCGCACCGCCAGCTCACGCAGATGGTGGCCGACAACGTCGAGCGCCTCAAGCGCATCGTCGACGACGTGATGGAAGTGGCGCCCGGCGGCGCGCCCAAGCAGGCCGACGTCATCGACGTGCGTGCGCTGGTGGACGCCGCCTGCCGCGAGTGGGCCCGCACGGCGCGGCTGCCGCTGGGCGAGCGCAGCCCGCTGCGGGTCGGCATGCCCGCGCAGCCCTGCGGTGCGGCCTTCGATCCGGAGCACCTGCGGCGCGTGCTGATCAACCTGCTCGACAACGCCTACCGCCATGCTTCCGGCACGCCGGGCAGCGTCGAGCTGCGCCTGGTGGTCGAGAGCCAGGTGGTCACGCTCAGCGTGGCCAGCGACGGCCCTCCGATTCCTGCAGATGTGGAGCGTTACCTGTTCGAGCCCTTCTTTTCCACACGCAGCAGGGGCACCGGGCTGGGCTTGTATATTTGCAAGGAGCTGTGCGAGCGCTATGGCGCCACCATCGACTACCGACTGCGTGGCCCCCAGCATGTTGCTCGCAATGAGTTCTTCGTCGTGATGCGCCTGGAAGCCCCCGGGGCCATCGAAGCCGCCGTTGCCAGCCCTGACCTCGCCAGATGA
- the pth gene encoding aminoacyl-tRNA hydrolase: protein MIRLFVGLGNPGPEYEATRHNAGFWWIDAVARKLGASLQLERSYWGLVARVNRPLPDVDGPVWLLEPQTYMNLSGKSVAALARFFKIAPNEILVAHDELDLPPGETKIKQGGGHAGHNGLRDIHAQLGSPDYWRLRLGIGHPGVKHEVADYVLRKPSPDHRVALEAAIDRTLPALDALLRGEMEQATRQIHAKPPRPKPPRPPKPDDPLTAP, encoded by the coding sequence ATGATTCGACTTTTCGTGGGCCTGGGCAATCCCGGGCCGGAATATGAAGCGACCCGCCACAACGCCGGCTTCTGGTGGATCGATGCGGTTGCCCGCAAGCTCGGTGCTTCGCTGCAGCTGGAGCGCAGCTACTGGGGCCTGGTGGCCCGGGTGAACCGGCCGCTGCCCGACGTCGACGGCCCGGTCTGGTTGCTGGAGCCGCAGACCTACATGAACCTGTCGGGCAAATCGGTCGCCGCCCTGGCGCGCTTCTTCAAGATCGCGCCGAACGAGATCCTGGTGGCGCACGACGAGCTCGACCTGCCGCCTGGCGAGACCAAGATCAAGCAGGGTGGCGGCCATGCCGGCCACAATGGCCTGCGCGACATCCATGCCCAGCTGGGCAGCCCCGACTACTGGCGGCTGCGCCTGGGCATCGGCCACCCCGGTGTGAAGCACGAGGTGGCCGACTATGTGCTGCGCAAGCCGTCGCCCGATCACCGGGTGGCGCTCGAAGCGGCGATCGACCGCACCCTGCCCGCGCTGGACGCCCTGTTGCGTGGCGAGATGGAACAAGCCACACGGCAGATCCATGCGAAGCCGCCGCGGCCCAAACCGCCGCGGCCTCCCAAACCCGACGACCCCTTGACTGCACCATGA